A portion of the Fusobacterium nucleatum genome contains these proteins:
- a CDS encoding MATE family efflux transporter, producing MENKHNFMETESITKLLIKFSIPAIVGMFVNALYNVVDRIYIGNIKDIGHLGITGIGVVFPVVILIFAFSLLIGIGSAAAVSLKLGMKDREEAERFLGVAVFLSFIVSVVLMIIIYFNMDKIIYFIGGSNETFIYAKDYLFYINLGVPAAILGLVLNSVIRSDGSPKIAMGTLLVGAITNIVLDPIFIFGFGMGVKGAAIATIISQYVSMLWTIYYFTSNKSKIKLVKKDIKFNFYKAKEICLLGSSAFAIQLGFSLVTYILNTVLKKYGGDTSIGAMAIVQSFMTFMAMPIFGINQGIQPILGYNYGAEKYKRVKEALYKGIFAATIICIIGYTSVRLFSDTLIKIFTTKPELQEITKYGLKAYTMVFPIVGFQIVSSIYFQAVGKPRMSFFISLSRQIIVMIPCLIILPIFFGLNGIWYAAPTADSIATLITYILVRKEIKKLDKLEEMLELRNI from the coding sequence ATGGAAAATAAACATAATTTTATGGAGACAGAGAGTATAACAAAATTGCTTATAAAGTTTTCTATTCCTGCTATTGTAGGAATGTTTGTAAATGCTTTATACAATGTTGTAGATAGAATATATATTGGAAATATAAAAGATATAGGGCACTTAGGAATAACAGGGATAGGTGTGGTATTTCCAGTAGTTATTTTAATATTTGCGTTTTCATTATTGATTGGTATAGGTTCGGCAGCAGCAGTATCTTTAAAATTGGGAATGAAAGATAGAGAAGAAGCTGAAAGATTTTTAGGAGTGGCAGTATTCTTATCTTTTATTGTTTCTGTTGTACTTATGATAATTATTTACTTTAATATGGATAAAATAATTTATTTTATAGGTGGGAGTAATGAAACTTTTATCTATGCAAAAGATTATTTATTCTATATAAATCTTGGAGTACCAGCAGCGATTTTAGGTTTGGTATTAAATTCTGTGATAAGGTCAGATGGTAGTCCAAAAATAGCAATGGGAACTTTGCTTGTGGGAGCTATAACAAATATAGTTTTAGATCCTATCTTTATCTTTGGATTTGGAATGGGAGTTAAAGGGGCTGCAATAGCTACTATAATTTCACAGTATGTGTCAATGCTTTGGACTATTTATTATTTTACTTCAAATAAAAGTAAGATAAAATTAGTAAAAAAAGATATAAAATTTAATTTCTATAAGGCGAAAGAAATTTGCCTTTTAGGTAGTTCTGCTTTTGCAATACAGTTAGGTTTTAGTTTGGTAACCTATATTTTAAATACAGTTTTAAAGAAATATGGAGGAGATACTTCCATAGGTGCTATGGCAATAGTACAGTCTTTTATGACTTTTATGGCTATGCCTATTTTTGGAATAAATCAAGGAATACAACCAATTTTAGGATATAATTATGGAGCAGAAAAATATAAAAGAGTAAAAGAAGCATTGTACAAAGGTATTTTTGCTGCAACAATAATCTGTATTATAGGATATACAAGTGTAAGATTATTTTCAGATACTTTAATTAAAATTTTTACAACTAAGCCCGAATTACAGGAAATTACTAAATATGGTTTAAAAGCCTATACTATGGTTTTCCCAATAGTTGGATTTCAAATAGTTTCGTCAATCTATTTTCAAGCAGTAGGTAAACCTAGAATGAGCTTTTTTATAAGTCTTTCAAGACAAATTATTGTTATGATACCTTGTTTAATAATTTTACCAATATTTTTTGGATTAAATGGTATTTGGTATGCTGCACCGACAGCAGATAGTATAGCAACATTGATTACTTATATTTTAGTTAGAAAAGAAATTAAAAAATTAGATAAACTAGAAGAAATGTTAGAATTAAGAAATATTTAA
- a CDS encoding ClC family H(+)/Cl(-) exchange transporter has product MNSAKDTVEKLYKGNGKLYFACLLVGLITGTIVSCYRWALEEIGIFRKLYFSDINLNNPISLLKMWLIFIVVGLIVNYLFKKFPKTSGSGIPQVKGLILGRINYNNWFFELLAKFFAGVLGIGAGLSLGREGPSVQLGSYVGYGASKLLKTDTVERNYLLTSGSSAGLSGAFGAPLAGVMFSIEEIHKYLSGKLLICAFVASIGADFVGRRFFGVQTSFNIPIEYPLNINPYFQFVLYIVFGVIIAFFGKLFTVTLVKCQDIFNGVKLAREIKVSFIMTISFILCFVLPEVTGGGHNLVESLIHGKIVIYTLIIIFVIKLLFTAISYSTGFAGGIFLPMLVLGAIIGKIFGETVDIFAQTGADFTVHWIVLGMAAYFVAVVRAPITGVILILEMTGSFHLLLALTTVAVVSFYVTELLGQQPVYEILYDRMKKDDNVVDEENQGKITIELAVMAESLLDGKAISEIIWPEEVLIIAIIRNGVEKIPKGRTVMMAGDILVLLLPEKIVPEVKEKLMKHTSVE; this is encoded by the coding sequence ATGAATAGTGCAAAGGACACAGTGGAGAAACTCTATAAAGGAAATGGAAAACTATATTTTGCTTGCCTACTTGTAGGACTTATAACAGGGACTATTGTTTCTTGTTATAGATGGGCATTAGAAGAAATTGGAATATTTAGAAAGTTATATTTTTCAGATATAAATTTGAATAACCCAATATCATTATTAAAGATGTGGCTTATATTCATTGTGGTGGGGCTTATTGTAAATTATTTATTTAAAAAATTTCCTAAGACATCAGGAAGTGGAATACCACAAGTTAAAGGGCTTATTTTAGGCAGAATAAATTATAATAACTGGTTCTTTGAGCTACTTGCAAAATTCTTTGCAGGAGTTTTAGGAATAGGAGCAGGTTTATCATTAGGAAGAGAAGGACCTTCTGTTCAATTAGGTTCTTATGTTGGATATGGGGCCTCAAAATTATTAAAAACTGATACAGTTGAAAGAAATTATCTTTTGACAAGTGGTTCTAGTGCAGGACTTTCAGGAGCTTTTGGTGCACCACTTGCAGGAGTTATGTTCAGTATAGAAGAAATACATAAATATTTAAGTGGAAAATTATTAATTTGTGCTTTTGTAGCAAGTATAGGAGCAGACTTTGTAGGAAGAAGATTTTTTGGAGTACAAACATCTTTTAATATTCCAATAGAATATCCTTTAAATATAAATCCATATTTTCAGTTTGTTTTATATATAGTTTTTGGAGTAATAATAGCATTCTTTGGAAAATTATTTACTGTAACTTTGGTAAAATGCCAAGATATATTTAATGGAGTTAAATTAGCAAGAGAGATAAAAGTTTCATTTATTATGACAATTTCTTTTATTTTATGCTTTGTTCTTCCAGAAGTAACTGGTGGAGGACATAATTTAGTAGAAAGTCTAATTCATGGAAAAATAGTTATATATACTTTGATAATAATTTTTGTAATTAAACTTTTATTCACTGCAATTTCGTATTCAACAGGTTTTGCAGGGGGAATATTCTTGCCTATGTTGGTTTTAGGGGCAATAATAGGTAAAATTTTTGGAGAAACAGTTGATATATTTGCACAAACAGGAGCAGATTTTACAGTGCATTGGATAGTTTTAGGAATGGCAGCATATTTTGTTGCAGTTGTAAGAGCACCAATTACTGGGGTTATTTTAATATTGGAAATGACAGGTAGTTTTCATTTATTATTAGCTTTGACCACTGTTGCAGTAGTATCTTTTTATGTGACAGAACTTTTAGGACAACAACCAGTGTATGAAATTCTATATGATAGAATGAAAAAAGATGACAATGTGGTTGATGAGGAAAATCAAGGAAAGATAACAATAGAATTAGCAGTAATGGCAGAATCTTTATTAGATGGAAAAGCTATTTCTGAAATTATTTGGCCTGAGGAAGTTTTAATAATAGCAATAATAAGAAATGGTGTAGAAAAGATACCTAAGGGAAGAACTGTTATGATGGCAGGAGATATATTGGTACTTTTACTACCAGAAAAAATTGTACCTGAGGTAAAAGAAAAATTGATGAAACACACATCAGTGGAGTAA
- the pcp gene encoding pyroglutamyl-peptidase I, with product MKKILVTGFDPFGGEKINPALEVIKLLPKKIGENEIKILEIPTVYKKSIEKIDKEIESYDPDYILSIGQAGGRTDISIERIAINIDDFRIKDNEGNQPIDEKIYLDGDNAYFSTLPIKAIQSEITKNGIPASISNTAGTFVCNHVFYGVRYLIEKKYKGKKSGFIHIPYLPEQIIGKADTPSMSLDNILKGITIAIEIIFSVENDIKKLGGSIC from the coding sequence ATGAAAAAAATTCTTGTTACAGGTTTTGACCCATTTGGAGGTGAAAAGATAAATCCTGCATTGGAAGTCATAAAATTATTGCCTAAAAAAATTGGAGAAAACGAAATTAAAATTTTAGAAATACCAACAGTGTATAAAAAATCAATAGAAAAGATAGATAAAGAAATTGAAAGTTATGATCCTGACTATATCCTTTCAATAGGACAAGCAGGTGGAAGAACAGATATTTCAATAGAAAGAATTGCAATAAATATAGATGATTTTAGAATAAAAGACAATGAAGGAAATCAACCTATTGATGAAAAAATTTATCTTGATGGAGATAATGCTTATTTTTCAACTTTACCAATAAAAGCTATTCAAAGTGAAATTACAAAGAATGGTATTCCTGCCTCAATTTCAAATACAGCAGGAACTTTTGTATGTAATCATGTTTTCTATGGTGTTAGATACTTAATTGAGAAGAAATATAAAGGTAAAAAATCAGGTTTTATCCATATACCATATTTACCTGAACAAATAATAGGAAAAGCTGATACTCCAAGTATGAGTCTAGACAATATTTTAAAGGGAATAACTATTGCAATAGAAATAATTTTTTCTGTTGAAAATGATATAAAGAAATTAGGTGGAAGTATCTGTTAA